The genomic segment GAGCGCTGGCGCTCACGGCAGCGGTCGTCCTCGCCGGCTGCGCCGGCGGCGGCTCGTCCGACGACGGCGATGAGGCCGAAGGCAGCGGCGCCGAGCTCGTCATCTGGACCGACGAGGAGCGCGAGCAGGCCATCTCCGACGCCGCAGCGGCGTTCGAAGAGGAGACCGGCGCGACGGTCACGCTCGTGCAGAAGAACTTCGAGGACCTGCGCAACGACTTCATCGCCCAGGTGCCGACAGGCGAGGGCCCCGACATCACCGTCGGCGCACACGACTGGCTGGGGGCGCTCGTCGCCGCCGGCGTGGTCGACACCATCGACCTCGGCGACAAGGCGTCGGAGTTCGAGCCCGTCGCCCTCGAGGCGATGACCTACGACGGCCAGCTCTACGCCCTCCCCTATTCGCTCGAGACCATCGCGCTCGTGCAGAACGCCGACCTCGTCGGCGAGGAGGCGCCGGCGACGTGGGATGACATGATCCAGCGCGGCCTGGCCTCCGGCGCCGAGCGTCCCTTCGTCATCAACACCAACGGCGAGACCGGCGACGGCTACACCATGTACGGGTTCCAGACCTCCTTCGGCGCCCCGGTGTTCGTCCAGGACGACTCCGGCTCGTACACGACCGAGGTCGGGATGGGCGGTCCCGCGGGCGAGGCGTTCGCAACCTGGCTGGGCGCCAACGGCTCGGCCGGCACCGGCTACATCTCGACGACCGTGGACTACGACATCAACAACGAGCTGTTCAACACGGGCAAGGCTCCCTACACGATCCAGGGCCCCTGGGCGATCAGCGCCTACACCGACGTCGAGAACATCACGGTGAACCCGATCCCGTCGGCGGGCGGCCAGACGGCCGCGCCGTTCGTGGGCGTGCAGGGCTTCTACCTGAGCTCGCAGTCCGAGAACGCGCTGCTCGCGCAGGAGTTCCTGGTGAACCACCTCGGCACCGAGGAGGCCCAGCGCGCGCTCTACGAGGCCGACCCGCGCATCCCGGCCTGGTCGACCCTCGCCGCCGAGGTCGCCTCCGACCCGATCATCGCCGGATTCCTCGCCTCGGCGCAGAACGGCGTGCCGATGCCGAGCATCCCCGAGATGGGCTCGGTGTGGGACCTCTGGAACGCCGCGCAGTCGCAGATCATCAACGGCGCCGACCCCGTCTCGACGTGGAACACCATGGTCGCCGACGTCCAGGCGGCGGTCGCGGGCTGAGCCCGGCCGCCTGACGACGAGGCCGCGGGCGATCGCGGCCGACAGACTCCGGGAGGCGGGTGAGTGCCTCTCCCCGCCTCCCGGACCCCAACCCCGCTCCGCGCACAGGCCGCCGGAGCACATCCCGCGACAGGAGCCGACGGTGGACGCACCCCCTCAGACGACGACGGCCGCCGCGCCGCGACCGAGCGAGCCGCACGGCCGTCGCTGGCGCGGCCCCGGCTGGGGCTTCCTGGCGAAGCTCGCCCTGATGGCGCTCGTCAACGCGTTCGGGGTCATGACCCTGCTGAGCGCCTTCCGCGCCGAGTCCTGGCTCGTCTTCTCGGCCACGCTCGTGCTGCTGCTGGCGGCCGACATCGTGTACTTCACCAAGCGCGCGCTGCCGCTGAAGTACCTGCTGCCGGGGCTGGTGTTCCTGCTGGTCTTCCAGATCTTCATCTTCGCCTACACCGCCTACATCGCCTTCACCAACTACGGCACCGGTCACGCCGGCACACAGGAGCAGGCCGTCGAGGCGGCCCTGATCCAGGGCGAGCGTCGCGTCGAGGACTCCCCCACCTACCCGCTGTCGGTCGTCGAGCGTGTCGGTGAGCTCGGCTTCGCGATCGTCGACGAGGACGGCGACGTGCTCGTCGGCTCGGCGACGCAGCCGCTGGAAGACGCGCGGGACGCCGAGATCGGCAGCGCCGGAACCCCGGCCGAGGTGCCCGGCTGGGAGGTCGTCCCGCGGGCGACCGTCATCACCGATACCGCCCTGCAGGAGCAGATCGCGAGCCTTCGCGTGCCCGTGTCGGAGGATCCGAACGACGGCTCGGTCCGCACGCGCGACGGCTCGTCGGGCGCC from the Microbacterium atlanticum genome contains:
- a CDS encoding sugar ABC transporter substrate-binding protein; this translates as MRKQIALGALALTAAVVLAGCAGGGSSDDGDEAEGSGAELVIWTDEEREQAISDAAAAFEEETGATVTLVQKNFEDLRNDFIAQVPTGEGPDITVGAHDWLGALVAAGVVDTIDLGDKASEFEPVALEAMTYDGQLYALPYSLETIALVQNADLVGEEAPATWDDMIQRGLASGAERPFVINTNGETGDGYTMYGFQTSFGAPVFVQDDSGSYTTEVGMGGPAGEAFATWLGANGSAGTGYISTTVDYDINNELFNTGKAPYTIQGPWAISAYTDVENITVNPIPSAGGQTAAPFVGVQGFYLSSQSENALLAQEFLVNHLGTEEAQRALYEADPRIPAWSTLAAEVASDPIIAGFLASAQNGVPMPSIPEMGSVWDLWNAAQSQIINGADPVSTWNTMVADVQAAVAG